Proteins encoded within one genomic window of Alcanivorax sp. REN37:
- the ahpC gene encoding alkyl hydroperoxide reductase subunit C, translated as MINTEVKPFKASAFKDGKFIDVSDADIKGQWSVFFFYPADFTFVCPTELGDVADHYEEFQKLGVEIYSVSTDTHFTHKAWHDASDTIAKIKYTMIGDPTGLVTRNFEVMREDQGLANRGTFIVDPDGIIQAVEITAEGIGRDASDLLRKVKAAQYVRNHPGEVCPAKWKEGEATLAPSLDLVGKI; from the coding sequence GTGATCAATACCGAAGTCAAACCGTTCAAAGCGTCTGCGTTCAAGGACGGCAAGTTCATCGACGTCAGCGACGCCGACATCAAAGGCCAGTGGTCTGTATTCTTCTTCTACCCGGCCGATTTCACCTTCGTCTGCCCGACCGAACTGGGCGACGTGGCTGACCACTACGAAGAATTCCAGAAGCTGGGCGTGGAAATCTACTCCGTCTCCACCGACACCCACTTCACCCACAAAGCGTGGCACGACGCCTCCGACACCATCGCCAAGATCAAGTACACCATGATCGGCGACCCGACCGGCCTCGTAACCCGTAACTTCGAAGTGATGCGCGAAGACCAGGGCCTGGCCAACCGCGGCACCTTCATCGTTGACCCGGACGGCATCATTCAAGCCGTTGAAATCACCGCTGAAGGCATCGGTCGCGACGCCTCCGACCTGCTGCGCAAAGTGAAAGCCGCCCAGTACGTCCGCAACCACCCGGGCGAAGTGTGCCCGGCCAAGTGGAAAGAAGGCGAAGCGACCCTGGCTCCGTCCCTGGACCTGGTCGGCAAGATCTAA
- a CDS encoding patatin-like phospholipase family protein — protein sequence MASALRVIAGAKARAHIEQNGLRAEDIRVMVGASGGPKWLSMARLDEFLFGEFFADRQTPLHLIGSSAGAWRFSCFAQRDPAAASRRFAEGYQHICYAPGMSFDDITRHTHGLLDVVLPDAEAVAAVINNPVIKLNLIACRAKGLNASLNRAAQMAGLLMTATANAVSRRSLGAFYERTLFEAPGASAPFRQLHDLPTQVVALNEDNLRPAVLASGAIPLVLAGIADIPGATPGLYYDGGITDYHFDIPFCDDGLVLYPHFYSQVVPGWFDKSLRWRKPNPRHYDNVVMLCPSAQWVASLPQGRIPDRRDFSRLSDAQRIREWGEIMARSEQLVEDLQRLLDGDLSALIA from the coding sequence ATGGCCTCAGCACTGCGTGTCATTGCCGGAGCCAAGGCCCGCGCCCACATCGAGCAGAACGGCCTGCGCGCGGAAGACATCCGCGTCATGGTCGGTGCCAGCGGCGGTCCCAAGTGGCTGTCGATGGCGCGGCTCGACGAGTTCCTATTCGGCGAGTTCTTTGCCGACCGGCAAACACCGCTGCACCTGATCGGCAGCTCGGCTGGTGCCTGGCGCTTTAGCTGCTTTGCCCAGCGCGATCCGGCAGCGGCCTCGCGCCGATTTGCCGAGGGCTATCAGCACATCTGCTATGCGCCGGGCATGAGTTTTGACGACATCACCCGCCACACCCACGGCCTGTTGGATGTGGTGCTGCCGGATGCCGAGGCGGTGGCGGCGGTGATCAACAACCCGGTGATCAAGCTCAACTTGATCGCCTGCCGCGCCAAGGGCCTCAACGCCTCACTCAATCGCGCTGCGCAGATGGCCGGTCTACTCATGACCGCCACCGCCAACGCGGTCAGCCGCCGCAGTCTGGGAGCGTTCTACGAACGCACGTTGTTCGAAGCGCCTGGCGCCAGCGCCCCGTTCCGCCAGCTTCACGACCTGCCCACTCAGGTGGTGGCCTTGAACGAGGACAACCTGCGGCCAGCCGTGTTGGCGTCCGGCGCCATTCCGTTGGTGCTGGCCGGTATCGCTGATATTCCCGGCGCCACGCCGGGCTTGTACTACGACGGCGGCATCACCGATTACCACTTCGACATCCCGTTTTGCGATGACGGTCTGGTGCTCTATCCGCACTTCTACAGCCAAGTGGTGCCGGGCTGGTTCGACAAAAGCTTGCGCTGGCGCAAACCGAATCCGCGCCACTATGACAATGTGGTGATGCTGTGCCCGTCCGCGCAGTGGGTGGCCAGCCTGCCGCAAGGCCGTATTCCCGACCGGCGTGACTTCAGTCGCCTGTCGGACGCACAGCGTATTCGCGAATGGGGCGAGATCATGGCCCGTTCCGAGCAGCTGGTGGAAGATCTGCAGCGGTTGCTGGACGGCGATCTATCAGCACTGATTGCGTGA
- the metG gene encoding methionine--tRNA ligase, whose translation MAQSPRTLLVTSALPYANGPIHLGHMLEHIQTDIWVRFQKMRGEHCLYLCADDAHGAAIMLKAEEQGITPEALITAVKADHERDFAGFLIEYDNYYSTHSDENRELSETVFTRLEQAGYILQKEISQLYDPVKGMFLADRFVRGTCPKCQAENQNGDNCEVCGATYLPSELKDPYSTVSGAAPVQKQNTQLFFDLPRFEQLLSDWLASGAVHESVANKLREWIDAGLQPWDISREAPYFGFQIPGWPNKYFYVWMDAPIGYMASFKHYADQHGLDFEQFWAAGSQVELHHFIGKDIVNFHGLFWPAMLHGAGFRMPTRLHVHGFVTVNGAKMSKSRGTFIKASTYLNHLDPEYLRYYFAAKLSKGVEDFDLNLDDFVQRVNADLVGKVVNIASRTGNFVHKFGGRLTADLHQPELVAELQAAAARIADHYEQGEFGKAIRDIMALADKANQYIQDQAPWSLAKQDGAEQQVLAVCSTALNLFRLLALYLKPVLPALAQKAEAFLNIAPLTWADANTLLGDHAIERFSNMMARIDSKQIDALLAASREDVPEAAAAAEQAPKSAQPDTDEADQHISIDDFLKVQLRVARIVNAEAVEGADKLLRLTLDVGEPHTRNVFAGIKAKYAPEDLVGRLTVMVANLAPRKMKFGLSEGMVLAAGPGGSDLFLLSPDDGAQPGMEVR comes from the coding sequence ATGGCTCAATCTCCCCGTACTTTGCTGGTCACCAGCGCCCTGCCCTACGCCAATGGTCCGATTCATCTCGGTCACATGTTGGAGCATATCCAGACGGATATTTGGGTGCGGTTCCAGAAGATGCGGGGCGAACACTGTCTGTACCTGTGCGCCGACGACGCCCATGGCGCCGCCATCATGCTCAAGGCAGAAGAACAGGGCATCACCCCGGAAGCGTTGATCACGGCAGTGAAGGCCGACCACGAGCGCGATTTCGCCGGGTTTTTGATCGAGTACGACAACTACTACAGCACCCACAGCGACGAGAACCGCGAGCTGTCGGAAACCGTGTTCACGCGCTTGGAGCAGGCCGGCTACATCCTGCAAAAAGAGATTTCCCAGCTCTACGATCCGGTCAAGGGCATGTTTCTGGCCGACCGGTTCGTGCGCGGCACCTGTCCCAAGTGTCAGGCGGAAAACCAAAACGGCGACAACTGTGAAGTGTGCGGCGCCACCTACCTGCCGTCAGAGCTGAAAGACCCCTACTCCACCGTCAGCGGCGCGGCGCCGGTGCAGAAGCAGAACACCCAGCTGTTCTTCGACCTGCCACGCTTTGAGCAACTGCTCAGCGATTGGCTGGCCAGCGGCGCGGTGCACGAGAGCGTGGCCAACAAGCTGCGCGAGTGGATCGATGCTGGGCTACAGCCGTGGGACATCAGCCGCGAAGCGCCCTACTTCGGCTTCCAGATCCCCGGCTGGCCAAACAAGTACTTCTATGTGTGGATGGATGCGCCGATCGGCTACATGGCCAGCTTCAAACACTACGCCGACCAGCACGGCCTCGACTTCGAACAGTTCTGGGCGGCTGGCAGCCAGGTGGAATTGCACCACTTCATCGGTAAGGACATCGTCAACTTCCACGGCCTGTTCTGGCCGGCGATGCTGCACGGTGCCGGCTTCCGCATGCCCACTCGCCTGCATGTGCACGGATTCGTCACCGTCAACGGTGCCAAAATGTCCAAGTCGCGCGGCACTTTCATCAAGGCCAGCACTTACCTGAACCACCTGGACCCGGAATACCTGCGCTACTACTTCGCAGCCAAACTCAGCAAGGGCGTGGAAGATTTCGATCTCAACCTTGATGACTTCGTCCAGCGCGTCAACGCAGATCTGGTCGGCAAGGTGGTCAACATTGCCAGCCGCACCGGCAACTTTGTGCATAAATTTGGTGGTCGCCTGACCGCCGACCTGCACCAACCAGAGTTGGTAGCAGAACTGCAAGCAGCGGCAGCCCGTATCGCTGACCACTACGAGCAAGGCGAATTCGGCAAGGCGATCCGCGACATCATGGCGCTGGCCGACAAGGCCAACCAGTACATCCAAGACCAGGCGCCCTGGTCACTGGCCAAGCAGGATGGCGCTGAACAGCAGGTGCTGGCGGTCTGCTCCACCGCGCTCAACCTGTTCCGCCTGCTGGCGCTGTACCTGAAGCCGGTGCTGCCGGCGCTGGCGCAGAAAGCCGAAGCCTTCCTCAATATCGCGCCGCTGACGTGGGCCGACGCCAACACCCTGCTCGGCGATCATGCCATTGAGCGCTTCAGCAACATGATGGCGCGCATCGACAGCAAGCAAATCGACGCGCTGCTGGCAGCCTCCCGCGAGGACGTCCCGGAGGCGGCCGCCGCCGCGGAGCAAGCGCCAAAGTCAGCACAGCCAGACACAGATGAGGCTGACCAACACATCAGCATCGACGACTTCCTCAAGGTGCAGCTGCGGGTGGCGCGCATCGTTAACGCCGAAGCGGTGGAAGGCGCCGACAAGCTGCTTCGACTGACGCTGGACGTGGGCGAGCCGCACACCCGCAACGTGTTCGCCGGCATCAAGGCCAAATACGCACCGGAAGACCTGGTCGGCCGGTTGACGGTGATGGTCGCCAACCTAGCGCCGCGCAAGATGAAATTCGGCCTGTCGGAAGGCATGGTGCTGGCCGCCGGCCCGGGCGGCAGCGACTTGTTCCTGCTCAGCCCCGATGACGGCGCCCAACCGGGCATGGAAGTGCGCTGA
- a CDS encoding 7TM diverse intracellular signaling domain-containing protein, producing the protein MTTRGSLCRHLARLMLWLVIACTGLAARADLPLPLSVDSAVSPAALHAAARQLCLPAGAALAPDTLLSQYDDTHWQPLPRSGLNAGFTDQQCWLQLTLTRSPPQALTLKVDNALLQHLDLYLRDASGRQLAHQQAGLAHPGAGLPSFLIPAQPATVQLLLRADSEAGLALPLSLHPRGVADPGRQRTLLLHSLLLGAVLLLGLYNAVLGWALRERSYLYYSLWTLAAGTLVAVLQGYPQQWLWPQVPQLSLWLLVTLLPLLVMLPTLFLPHFLDLRRLWPAGQRGLALLCGSGVMLLLAALFLPLRWVLPLQFALLLLFNLVALLCLLVAARRGLADGAVLTLAWLAPALGTTVLALRMGGVLPDSGASRYLLELALVSNLLLMAPVLAGRIRRLETQRAKSQAAQESARREALQASSLNQAKSEFLATMTHQVRTPVNGALRMTELLRRSDPSESQRQYLHSIEHSLQSLVTVLNDILDYSQIETGQLGLEEMEVSMESLLDECVSQFALLATGKQLPLHTFLDSRVPDRLRLDPVRFKQVITNLLSNAFKWTASGHVSLHVSLQQPPDATGRCQVMVEITDTGDGLDTSQQRRLLGQDGSVLPTSERRRGNGTGLGLPISRQLVQLMGGELGINSAPGRGATFWFTVRAQEAPGRWQGQGLFGASLLVASPDPLLTLSVSQMASRWGMVVSECATLDDARDLLQRTAPDALLLDPCFHDQLANIPLALRPRAMVLAQPAGVELAPPDSEGTEVIETPLRALALRQCLQHLLHRSTTESPASDAPQRRDSTRRVLVVEPNPVNQLVLDAILKTAGLRATLCGQADDAAALLSSDQAEWDVVFLDTDHAALQNGQLAQLRREAEQQHGLPRAWLVALGTRISSTHVQRAREVGMDDYLGKPVSHDQVLGALQRAASAAR; encoded by the coding sequence CGCCCCAGACACCCTGCTCAGCCAATACGATGACACCCACTGGCAGCCACTGCCCCGCAGTGGGCTTAATGCCGGCTTCACCGACCAGCAGTGCTGGCTGCAACTGACACTGACCCGCAGCCCGCCGCAAGCGCTGACCCTGAAAGTGGACAACGCCCTGCTGCAGCACCTGGACCTCTACCTGCGCGACGCTAGCGGACGGCAGCTTGCCCACCAGCAGGCCGGGCTCGCCCATCCCGGCGCCGGGCTACCGAGCTTTCTGATCCCGGCGCAGCCGGCCACCGTACAACTGCTGCTGCGCGCAGACAGCGAAGCCGGCCTGGCGCTGCCGCTGTCACTGCATCCGCGCGGCGTGGCCGACCCCGGCCGCCAGCGCACACTGTTGCTGCACAGCCTGCTGCTTGGTGCGGTGCTGTTGCTGGGCCTCTACAACGCGGTGCTGGGTTGGGCGCTGCGGGAGCGCAGCTATCTCTACTACAGCCTGTGGACGCTGGCCGCCGGCACGCTGGTGGCGGTCTTGCAAGGCTATCCGCAACAATGGCTGTGGCCGCAGGTGCCGCAGCTGAGCCTGTGGTTGCTGGTGACGCTGCTGCCGCTGTTGGTGATGCTACCGACGCTGTTCTTGCCGCACTTCCTCGACCTGCGGCGCCTGTGGCCGGCCGGCCAACGCGGCCTCGCGCTGCTGTGCGGCAGCGGTGTCATGCTGCTACTGGCGGCGCTGTTCCTGCCGCTGCGCTGGGTGCTGCCGCTGCAATTTGCGCTGCTGCTGCTGTTCAATCTGGTGGCGCTGCTGTGTCTGCTGGTGGCGGCGCGGCGCGGATTGGCCGATGGCGCGGTGCTGACGCTGGCGTGGCTGGCGCCGGCGCTGGGCACCACGGTGTTGGCACTGCGCATGGGCGGGGTGTTGCCGGATAGCGGCGCCAGCCGTTATCTGCTGGAGCTGGCGCTGGTCAGTAACTTGCTGCTGATGGCACCGGTGTTGGCCGGCCGCATCCGGCGGTTGGAAACCCAACGCGCTAAATCCCAAGCCGCGCAGGAAAGCGCCCGCCGCGAAGCACTGCAGGCGAGTTCTCTGAACCAGGCCAAAAGCGAATTCCTCGCCACCATGACCCACCAGGTGCGCACCCCGGTCAACGGTGCACTGCGCATGACCGAGCTGCTGCGCCGCAGTGATCCCAGCGAGAGTCAGCGGCAATACTTGCACAGCATCGAACACTCGCTGCAATCACTGGTCACGGTGCTGAACGACATCCTCGACTACTCGCAAATCGAAACCGGCCAGCTCGGGCTGGAAGAGATGGAAGTGTCGATGGAAAGCTTGCTAGATGAGTGTGTTAGCCAATTCGCGCTGCTGGCGACGGGCAAACAATTGCCGCTGCACACCTTCCTCGACAGCCGCGTGCCGGACCGCCTACGGCTGGACCCGGTGCGCTTCAAGCAAGTGATTACCAACCTGCTCAGCAACGCCTTCAAGTGGACCGCCAGCGGCCATGTGTCGCTGCATGTCAGCCTGCAGCAGCCGCCTGATGCTACCGGCCGCTGTCAGGTCATGGTGGAAATCACCGATACCGGCGACGGCCTTGATACCAGCCAACAGCGACGCCTGCTCGGCCAAGACGGCAGCGTACTGCCGACCAGCGAACGCCGGCGTGGCAACGGCACCGGACTGGGGCTCCCGATCAGTCGCCAACTGGTGCAACTGATGGGCGGCGAGCTCGGCATCAACAGTGCCCCCGGACGCGGCGCCACCTTCTGGTTCACCGTGCGCGCCCAGGAAGCGCCCGGTCGCTGGCAGGGCCAAGGGCTGTTCGGCGCCTCGCTGTTGGTGGCCAGCCCCGACCCGCTGCTGACGCTGTCGGTCAGTCAGATGGCCAGCCGTTGGGGCATGGTGGTCAGCGAATGCGCCACGCTGGACGACGCCCGCGATCTGCTGCAGCGCACGGCTCCGGACGCGCTATTGCTCGACCCCTGCTTCCACGATCAGCTGGCCAATATTCCGCTGGCGCTGCGCCCGCGGGCGATGGTGCTGGCGCAGCCGGCCGGCGTTGAGCTGGCGCCGCCAGACAGCGAAGGCACCGAAGTGATCGAAACCCCGCTGCGGGCGTTGGCGCTGCGCCAGTGCCTGCAGCACTTGCTGCACCGCAGCACCACCGAGTCGCCGGCCAGCGATGCGCCGCAACGCCGTGACAGCACCCGCCGGGTATTGGTGGTGGAACCGAACCCGGTCAACCAGCTGGTACTGGATGCGATCCTCAAGACCGCTGGTCTGCGCGCGACCTTGTGCGGCCAAGCAGACGACGCGGCGGCGCTGCTCAGCAGTGACCAAGCCGAATGGGATGTGGTGTTCCTCGACACCGACCATGCCGCCCTGCAGAACGGCCAACTGGCGCAGCTGCGACGTGAAGCAGAGCAGCAACACGGCCTGCCGCGCGCGTGGCTGGTGGCGCTGGGCACGCGCATTTCCTCTACCCATGTGCAGCGCGCCCGCGAAGTTGGCATGGACGACTATCTTGGCAAGCCGGTGTCCCACGACCAGGTGCTGGGCGCACTGCAACGCGCGGCATCCGCGGCGCGCTGA